In Streptomyces sp. NBC_01717, one DNA window encodes the following:
- a CDS encoding ABC transporter permease: MSSLSLAVRDSSTMLRRNLLHARRYPSLTLNLLLTPVMLLLLFVYIFGDAMSGGAGRSAYIAYIVPGILLMTIGSTVVGTAVSVSNDMTEGIIARFRTMAIHRGSVLIGHVIGSVLQSVASVVLVGAVAVAIGFRSADATALEWLAAFGLLVVFALALTWIAVGMGMVSPNAEAASNNAMPLILLPLISSAFVPVDAMPGWFQPIAEYQPFTPAIETLRGLLLGSEIGHNGWLAVAWCLGLAVLGYFWSASKFNSDPK, translated from the coding sequence ATGAGCTCCCTGTCCCTCGCCGTACGCGACTCGTCCACGATGCTGCGCCGCAACCTCCTGCACGCGCGCCGCTACCCGTCCCTCACTCTGAACCTGCTGCTCACCCCGGTCATGCTGCTGCTGCTCTTCGTCTACATCTTCGGCGACGCGATGAGCGGCGGCGCGGGCCGCTCCGCCTACATCGCCTACATCGTCCCCGGCATCCTGCTCATGACCATCGGCTCCACCGTCGTCGGCACCGCGGTGTCCGTCTCCAACGACATGACCGAGGGCATCATCGCCCGTTTCCGCACCATGGCCATCCACCGCGGCTCCGTGCTCATCGGTCACGTCATCGGCAGCGTGCTGCAGTCGGTCGCCAGCGTGGTCCTCGTCGGCGCCGTCGCCGTGGCCATCGGCTTCCGCTCCGCCGACGCCACCGCCCTGGAGTGGCTCGCGGCATTCGGGCTGCTCGTGGTCTTCGCCCTGGCGCTCACCTGGATCGCCGTCGGGATGGGCATGGTCAGCCCGAACGCCGAGGCGGCCAGCAACAACGCGATGCCGCTGATCCTCCTCCCGCTCATCTCCAGCGCCTTCGTCCCGGTCGACGCGATGCCGGGCTGGTTCCAGCCGATCGCCGAGTACCAGCCCTTCACCCCGGCCATCGAAACCCTGCGCGGGCTGCTGCTCGGCAGCGAGATCGGCCACAACGGGTGGCTCGCGGTCGCCTGGTGCCTGGGTCTCGCGGTGCTCGGCTACTTCTGGTCGGCTTCGAAGTTCAACAGCGACCCGAAGTAA